In Dyadobacter sp. NIV53, a single window of DNA contains:
- the nuoE gene encoding NAD(P)H-dependent oxidoreductase subunit E, with protein MTETSNPITFTPERLEKVKEIIERYPAGRQKSALLPVLHVAQEQWGWVSSEVMDYVAGLLDILPVEVYEVASFYTMYHLEPVGKHVIEYCRTGPCCLMGGEDIYGYLKQKLGINAGETTGDGLFTIKEVECLAACGWGPVFQIREKYYMNLTETKVDEIIEELSK; from the coding sequence ATGACTGAAACATCCAACCCCATTACGTTTACCCCTGAACGACTGGAAAAAGTTAAAGAAATTATAGAGCGTTATCCGGCAGGCCGTCAAAAATCGGCGCTATTGCCAGTTTTACACGTAGCTCAGGAACAATGGGGATGGGTAAGTAGTGAGGTAATGGATTATGTGGCCGGTTTACTGGATATTTTACCTGTTGAAGTTTATGAAGTAGCGTCTTTCTATACGATGTATCATCTTGAACCAGTTGGTAAGCATGTGATCGAATATTGCAGAACAGGCCCTTGCTGCTTAATGGGTGGAGAAGATATTTATGGCTATCTGAAACAAAAGCTGGGAATTAACGCCGGAGAAACTACTGGCGACGGCCTTTTTACAATTAAAGAAGTAGAATGTCTGGCTGCCTGCGGATGGGGTCCGGTTTTTCAGATTCGTGAAAAATATTACATGAATCTTACCGAAACGAAGGTAGACGAAATTATAGAAGAGTTAAGTAAATAA